The Deltaproteobacteria bacterium genome includes the window CATTCCATTTTACTGAAAAAATCGTTCACGCTATCCGGAGATCCATTTATCTAAAATCAGAACCCAGGCACGTAAAAGTTACTGCGAGCTTTGGTATTGCCATGTATCCAGAGGATGCCCAGACGAAAAAAGACCTTCTTATCTTGGCGGATAATTTAATGTACGGTATCAAAAAAGCGAGTAAAAACGGAATTGGGACGGTTTGTTGATAAGCGCGGAACTAATGTCCTGAGTCAGAAATTCGTTGAACAAATCCTGCTCTCCCGCAGGCCATTTTGGCTTAGCTCAACCGGAGCCGGCCCTGGGGCCGGGGTACGACAAAGGTTGTCGGCAAAATAAATTTTAAAACGAATTTCTGACTCAGGACACTAGGGGATGCTGATAAAACTCTAAACCTGTCCGTTATCTGAAAATTGGAAATCTTTTAGGATATCGGGTGGTGCTTAAAAGAGCCTGATCAGGATCA containing:
- a CDS encoding GGDEF domain-containing protein, producing the protein MGTQVLKEVGETISSCLTEKDILVKYGGDEYVIILPVVNKQTAFHFTEKIVHAIRRSIYLKSEPRHVKVTASFGIAMYPEDAQTKKDLLILADNLMYGIKKASKNGIGTVC